The following proteins come from a genomic window of Fontisubflavum oceani:
- the gcvH gene encoding glycine cleavage system protein GcvH: MKYTEEHEWLRVDGDVVVVGITEHAATQLGDVVFVELPEEGTEVAKDDEVVVIESVKAASDILAPLDGEIVEVNGPLADNPGMVNEDPTGDAWFFKMKIADMSAMDEMMDEAAYKDFIGD, from the coding sequence ATGAAATACACAGAAGAGCATGAATGGCTGCGCGTCGACGGCGATGTCGTGGTTGTGGGCATCACGGAACATGCCGCGACGCAATTGGGCGATGTGGTGTTCGTGGAACTGCCCGAAGAGGGTACTGAGGTGGCCAAAGATGACGAGGTTGTCGTGATCGAGAGCGTGAAGGCCGCGTCCGACATCCTGGCCCCGCTCGACGGCGAGATCGTTGAGGTTAATGGTCCGCTCGCGGACAATCCGGGCATGGTCAATGAAGACCCGACCGGCGATGCCTGGTTCTTCAAAATGAAGATCGCCGATATGAGCGCCATGGACGAGATGATGGATGAAGCCGCCTATAAGGACTTCATCGGAGACTGA